GTGTAACGCGACACACTCACCCCATCCCCCGGCCCCTTCCCCTCTCTCACAGGGACGTGAGAGAGGGAAGGGGTGCCGCGTATTCCGCGGCGGGGATGGGTGAGTGTGCGTCGGCTCTTACCGCTTGAGCGGCGAGAACTCCCGCATCATCACGCCGGTCGCCAATATCTCAAGTATCTTGTACGTCCCGAATTTCCGCGCCTTGAGGAAGCCGTCCCATGCCGCTTCGGCGAGACGCCCTTCATTGAGAAGATCGAAGAGCCATTCATTGGTATAGCGCGGATCGTTCTGATCGTACCCCGCCTGTATCTCATGTATCCAGCGGCGATTGTATTCCTCATGCGAACCGATGGGATCGGCGATGACGATGGGAAGCCCGAGACCGCAGTAGAACGAAAGCTCGGAGGGTTTTGTCCAGAGCACATCCGTCGTGCGCAGGGCCTGATTGAATTTCGGGAAATACTCATCGTGCGTCTTCCCGTACACGATGTTCACGCCGTGCGAGCTCCCCTTGAATTCCGCCTCGACGAAGCGGGTGAAAAGTTCGAAGACGTCCTTGCGCACACCGGCGACAAGATTCAGGCGCACACCGCCCGTTGTGAGCCGCTGCTTGAGCGAGCGCGCAACCGCCATGCCCGTTTCCGTCTGCGCACCGGCGCCGCCGACGGCGAAGGTTATCGTGAACGGGAATTTCGGCTTTCTCGTGCAGTTCTCCTTGCCGAGGAAATGAACGACGTTCTTGCCGTGCAGCGGCCAGAAGCGATCGTTGGGGTCGAGCACGCGAAGCCTCTCGGCGACATCCTGCCGGAGAATATCGAGCGAACGGTCGCCGATGAGCTCGAGCGGAAAGGGAAAGCCGGTGAGGAAAAGCCGTTCATCGGGAACGCCGTATTCCTTGATGCGCCGCAATGCCATGCCGCAGGGCAGAAGATAATTGATGCGGCTTTTCTTCGGGTCTTCCGCCACCCAGGCGCGGTTGATGTCCGCATCGCAGATGATGCAGTAGATGCGCGAATAATTCGCCATGTCGGCGGCGAGCGCCGGCGCATAGAACGACGTGATGAGCGGTATCGGCTTGGTATGGATGCGCGTAAGAAGGTCTTTGCAGAGCCCCCGCCTGACAAGCGATTTTATTATCTTCACCTGGAACGACGGATGCGAAAGATCGCGAAGCGGATAGAGCGGCGGGATATAGAGGAGGGCATCGAGTATCTTATGGAGGGTTTTCCCTATCAGGGGCACCATACGTATGCGGGAAAGTATCTCATACCCGCTTTGCAGCCGCTTCCACAGCCGTGCTTCCTTTCCGGGGGTTGCGGGGTCATAGCCGACCGTAATGATGCCCTCTTCGGCTATCTGTTTGAGCGGGTACGCCGCACGCAGATGGCCAAGCCCCATGTTCGCGGTGACAAGCCATGCGCGCGTATCGCCGTTCTGCTTTTTCATCGGTGCACACCTCGGAAGTCGATTTAAATGCGTGCGCCAAGCGTGACACAAGGAGGTGTCAGCTGGCGGCGGCCATGCGTGGCGCAAGGATGCGCCAGCTAGCGGCGGCCATGGATGGCCTTGCCGCTACGGATTGTATTAAATCAATGGAAAAACGCAAGCGGCTTTCCCGATCATATTCCCCATCAATGACCCGCCTGCAGTACGCCGGAGGCCGCAAGTACAAGAACGATGATCTCCGCAAGTGCGATACAGACATACACATGATCTTTCACCCGCAGGAGCGGCGGAATTATCCGAAGATAACAGATAAAGGTCACCGATGTCATGAACGCGATCCCGATGAACGGAAAGTGATCGCCGTAAGTAAGCGACCGTATCCAGCCCCATCCCGTCGGCGCACCGGTGCTCTTCTGGAACTCATGGAGCGAAAGCCCCCAGTATCCCGCCAGTGCGGACGGGGGAATGCGGGATGGCACAATGCCAAGCAGGTAGATGAGAAATGAGATGACAAGGAGTACCATGCCGATGCGAACTGCCGTATCAAGGACTTCCGCGAAACCGTGCTCGGCCGCCGATAATGTCACGCTTTTCACTTTCATATCCCGATCCCCTTGAGCATGGAGCGCACACCCGCCGCGATGAGCATGACAATGACGATGCCGCGTACGACCTTCGCGTTCACCTTCGGCAATAAGTAAGCGCCCACCTTGGCCCCGAGCATCATACCGATGATGGACGGCACCGCAAGCATAGGCAATATAGCCCCGCGGTTCAGATACACCCACGCCGCCGTCGTATCGGTTATCGACAGGATGAACATGCTGGTCCCGACGGCGACCTTGAGCGGCGCTCCCATGATGAGGTTCAGTACCGGTACATTCGCCCAGCCGGCACCAAGCCCGAACATGCCGGCAAGGAATCCGATGAGTACGAAGAGTAGAAAACCCCGGCGCGTGCGATGCACCGTCCATTCCACAGTACGCTCTTCCGCATGTTCATGATAAGACGAGCCGATACTCAGTATCTTCGTCAGGGGATTTCCTTTCTTCACATCCGGATATTCCGAACGTTTCGTTACGATCATTATCATGGCGATGCCGAATATTGATATGCCGAGCGCAAGCTGCACGACATTCCCCGGCAATGCAAGCCCGACGATAGCGCCCGCTATCGAAGAAACCGATGCAATGAGCGCTGCAGGCAATGCCAGTCTGAAATTCGCGAGCCCCTTGCGAATGAGCGAAGGACTTGCCGACAGCGCCCCGGCAAGTGCGACTAACAGCCCCGCACCGCGTACAAAGTCGATATGGAACGGGAAAAAGCTCGTCACCATCGGAACGAAAAGCACACCGCCGCCGACACCGCCGAGCACGGCGACTATACCGAGGAGGAATGTAAAGACAAAAAGAATGATAGGCCAGCCCCACCACGGCATGACGAAAGCGGCACCGGGCGCAGCGGCGCATAACGGCACAGCGCAGACCGCCAACGCACATGGAAAGAAGATGGATCGAAATGTACGACGCTTCACGTGTGTGTCCGTTCGTATGCGGAGGATATTAACCTATACAACGAGGAACGGAAA
The genomic region above belongs to Spirochaetota bacterium and contains:
- a CDS encoding sulfite exporter TauE/SafE family protein, yielding MPWWGWPIILFVFTFLLGIVAVLGGVGGGVLFVPMVTSFFPFHIDFVRGAGLLVALAGALSASPSLIRKGLANFRLALPAALIASVSSIAGAIVGLALPGNVVQLALGISIFGIAMIMIVTKRSEYPDVKKGNPLTKILSIGSSYHEHAEERTVEWTVHRTRRGFLLFVLIGFLAGMFGLGAGWANVPVLNLIMGAPLKVAVGTSMFILSITDTTAAWVYLNRGAILPMLAVPSIIGMMLGAKVGAYLLPKVNAKVVRGIVIVMLIAAGVRSMLKGIGI